The following coding sequences are from one Schizosaccharomyces osmophilus chromosome 1, complete sequence window:
- the cct8 gene encoding chaperonin-containing T-complex theta subunit Cct8: MALRVPKASGPQLFREGYRIMQGVEDAVIRNCHAIRELSEITRTSLGPNGKNKIVVNHLQQTFLTNDAATIIRELEVIHPAAKLVVDATKQQENELGDAANFVIVFCGELLAKTENMIHMGLTPSEIAKGYEMAYSHVAKALEEIVADKIETVENEEGLIKAIRTCISSKQYGNEDFLSDLVAKAILTVLPKDPTKFNVDNIRVVKIMGGSLYNSQVVKGMVLPREPEGTVQRVKKAKVAIFSCPLDISQTETKGTVLLHNAQEMLDFSKGEEQQIESHIKEIHDAGVRVVVTGGNVNDLVLHYLNRFEIAVVRVPSKFDLHRLCRVVGATPLSRVGVPMPEEMGSVDIVETIEIGGDRVTVFRQVEDITRTATIVLRGATKTYLDDIERAIDDGVNIVKALVKDNRLLYGAGASDMQLCTRLISIGEKTPGIYQHAIKQYGEAFEVIPRTISENAGLDSTDILSKLYAAHQKEGGESIGVDVECEDEGVLDAKKGQLFDVLAAKHSAIRLATEAVLTVLNVDQVVMSKPAGGPKPPGPNPNWDDD; encoded by the exons aTGGCTTTGCGAGTTCCTAAGGCCTCTGGGCCTCAATTATTTCGCGAAGGCTATAGAATCATGCAAGGCGTCGAAGATGCCGTGATTCGTAACTGTCATGCCATTCGTGAATTGTCTGAAATT ACTAGGACATCTTTGGGACCtaatggaaaaaataaaattg TTGTAAACCATCTTCAACAAACATTCCTCACAAATGATGCCGCAACCATTATAAGAGAGTTAGAAGTCATTCATCCTGCAGCCAAACTCGTTGTCGATGCTACGAAACAGCAAGAAAATGAG CTCGGTGATGCCGCAAACTTTGTGATCGTATTTTGTGGTGAATTGTTAGCAAAGACCGAAAATATGATTCATATGGGTTTAACTCCTTCAGAGATTGCAAAAGGTTATGAAATGGCGTATAGCCATGTTGCAAAAGCATTAGAGGAAATTGTTGCAGACAAAATTGAAACCGtggaaaatgaagaaggtTTAATCAAGGCTATTCGCACTTGTATCTCTTCCAAGCAATATGGCAACGAAGATTTCCTTTCGGACTTGGTTGCTAAAGCTATCCTCACTGTTCTTCCTAAAGATCCTACAAAATTCAATGTAGATAACATTCGAGTTGTGAAGATTATGGGTGGTAGTCTTTATAATTCTCAAGTTGTAAAGGGTATGGTCCTCCCTAGAGAGCCAGAAGGAACTGTCCAACGGGTAAAGAAGGCTAAGGTTGCCATTTTCTCTTGCCCGTTAGATATTTCTCAAACTGAAACTAAGGGTACCGTTTTGTTGCACAATGCTCAAGAAATGCTTGATTTCTCTAAAGGAGAAGAACAACAAATTGAGTCCCATATTAAGGAGATTCACGATGCAGGTGTTCGCGTCGTTGTTACTGGAGGAAATGTCAATGATCTAGTTTTGCATTATTTAAACCGTTTTGAAATTGCAGTCGTGCGCGTTCCCAGTAAGTTTGACCTTCATCGCTTATGCCGTGTCGTAGGTGCTACTCCTTTGTCTCGTGTTGGTGTTCCTATGCCTGAAGAAATGGGGTCCGTTGACATTGTCGAGACCATAGAGATTGGTGGCGATCGTGTTACCGTCTTCCGTCAAGTGGAAGATATTACAAGGACTGCTACAATTGTCTTGCGTGGTGCTACTAAGACTTATTTGGATGATATTGAACGTGCTATAGATGACGGTGTTAATATTGTTAAAGCTCTTGTTAAGGATAACCGTTTACTTTACGGAGCAGGAGCAAGCGACATGCAGCTTTGTACTAGACTTATTTCGATTGGTGAAAAGACACCAGGAATTTATCAACATGCTATTAAGCAGTACGGTGAGGCCTTTGAAGTTATACCTAGAActatttcagaaaatgCCGGTTTGGATTCTACAGATATTCTAAGCAAATTGTATGCCGCTCACCAAAAGGAAGGTGGTGAATCCATTGGAGTTGACGTTGAA TGTGAGGATGAAGGTGTTCTCGATGCTAAGAAAGGTCAATTGTTTGATGTGTTGGCTGCCAAACACTCTGCGATTAGACTTGCAACAGAAGCCGTGTTAACAGTTTTGAACGTTGACCAGGTCGTTATGTCAAAACCTGCAGGCGGTCCTAAACCTCCTGGACCTAATCCAAACTGGGATGATGAttaa
- the ppk27 gene encoding calcium/calmodulin-dependent protein kinase Ppk27 codes for MFQNNNFLDRNEQSQKRNVEKPKFLRSVKYSNTCTSELTKRALIEESNIQTDNPTSSCLRLFELEVDSVLHPSYQKTFYCLPIKSEAGFVYKYDPDIEFNWKIKKQVSSGRQRDVFLVASSKGSSGRQFIIIKKLMCISKPQKLTSYAYKGFLQEVRILSSLQHRGIVHLINYYLSPSDILLAESFYEGGDLYECTKHFYTNFSPEFVGRIFGEIVDAVAFLHNQLLVHRDLKLENILLTRKYEDLKGIKDFQTYHLPLIKISDFEFSKFVDKDSHIVQPESGSPEYAAPEVYLGISHDGFKADCWSLGILLFAMMEGRLPFDAMPPFEDPPDVRIKRYVQRLVRLTYNWIRCKPSEEQEHEGTANSTLYPLDAWIEARDLVQSLLIHRDHRPYSEELLKNSWICNSFKCDL; via the coding sequence ATGtttcaaaataataattttttggataGAAATGAGCAAAgtcaaaagagaaatgtTGAAAAGCCAAAGTTTTTGCGGTCCGTCAAGTACTCAAACACCTGTACGAGCGAGCTCACCAAAAGAGCTTTAATTGAGGAATCAAATATACAAACAGATAATCCTACATCCAGTTGTCTACGTCTTTTTGAGTTAGAAGTGGATTCCGTATTGCATCCAAGCTatcaaaaaacattttACTGTCTACCTATTAAATCTGAAGCCGgatttgtttataaatatGATCCAGATATTGAATTTAActggaaaataaaaaagcaagtatCTTCCGGTCGTCAAAGGGATGTCTTTTTAGTTGCCAGTTCAAAGGGTTCCTCCGGAAGGCAatttataataataaaaaaacttaTGTGCATTTCCAAACCCCAAAAATTGACTTCCTATGCTTACAAAGGATTTCTACAGGAAGTCCGGATATTATCTTCTTTACAACATCGTGGAATTGTTCATCTAATCAATTATTACCTTTCTCCCTCAGATATCCTATTAGCGGAATCATTCTATGAAGGAGGTGACCTTTATGAATGTACCAAACACTTTTATACGAATTTTTCTCCAGAGTTTGTAGGTAGAATCTTTGGCGAAATCGTTGATGCCGTCGCTTTTTTGCACAATCAACTTCTTGTACACCGCGACCTAAAGCtggaaaatattttacTAACTAGGAAATATGAAGATCTTAAAGGAATTAAAGATTTTCAAACTTACCATCTTCCTTTGATTAAAATTTCTGATTTTGAGTTCTCTAAATTCGTCGATAAGGATAGTCATATTGTACAGCCCGAAAGCGGAAGCCCAGAATACGCAGCACCGGAAGTCTACCTTGGTATTTCTCATGACGGATTTAAAGCTGACTGCTGGTCGCTGGGTATCCTCTTGTTTGCAATGATGGAAGGCCGCTTGCCTTTCGACGCTATGCCACCCTTTGAAGATCCACCTGACGTGCGTATCAAAAGATATGTCCAAAGGTTGGTCCGTTTAACTTATAATTGGATTCGATGTAAACCATCAGAAGAGCAGGAGCATGAGGGTACTGCAAATTCTACTCTTTATCCTTTGGATGCATGGATTGAAGCCCGCGACCTAGTTCAATCACTACTTATACATAGGGATCATCGTCCATACTCTGAAGAACTGTTGAAGAATTCATGGATTTGCAATAGTTTCAAGTGTGACTTATAG
- the rhn1 gene encoding RNA polymerase II transcription termination factor-like protein, whose amino-acid sequence MALTPEIVSAKLVTLNETQESITGIAHWVIYHKRYANEIIQLWLDSLREAPSNKKLLLLYLINEVVQQSRVKKITDLIDAVAPFVVEAVSQAYASVPSTIKTKIKYVYDVWCQRAIFSKKILSDLQNKFMEADYNRLGQPSAVDQPEWLSLSRRFVEASIHAKSSATTKSAVDVLYKSYREKPSDDPELNEKFKAQLVNAVSSCERTHRLSVESRLALISSLETLLDNQRQHVQGEEANISELTDILTVIEGKSPSIKQTPVDANTSTDPSYNSDDAYSPEVDSYSPPIDHAPYSADLHPVEPTFSPLPPSVASTHSEQNLSSENPSNENSGHEQKEPEDGSQTFQKEGSASSEDSIAAGLYPDN is encoded by the exons ATGGCACTTACTCCAGAAATTGTTTCGGCGAAGTTGGTGACCTTAAATGAGACCCAAGAAAGCATAACTGGGATTGCACATTGGGTTATCTATCACAAACGATACGCGAATGAAATTATTCAACTTTGGCTGGATTCACTGCGCGAAG CTCCCTCTAATAAAAAGTTACTTCTGTTATATTTAATTAATGAAGTCGTCCAACAGTCTCGtgtgaaaaaaatcacTGATTTAATTGACGCTGTTGCACCT TTCGTCGTAGAAGCTGTTTCACAAGCATATGCCAGTGTACCTTCTAccataaaaacaaagattaAATACGTATACGACGTTTGGTGCCAACGAGCTAtattctcaaaaaaaattttatcaGATCTTCAGAATAAATTTATGGAAGCCGATTACAATCGTCTTGGTCAACCTTCAGCTGTCGATCAACCGGAATGG TTGTCTCTTTCTAGACGTTTCGTAGAAGCATCTATTCATGCAAAATCTTCAGCAACAACGAAAAGCGCTGTTGACGTCTTGTACAAGTCGTATAGAGAAAAACCATCCGATGATCCAGagttaaatgaaaaatttaaagctCAACTTGTGAATGCCGTATCGTCCTGCGAAAGAACACACCGTCTTAGCGTGGAATCTCGTCTGGCTTTAATATCCTCTTTAGAGACTTTGTTGGACAATCAAAGACAACACGTACAAGGAGAGGAAGCGAACATTTCGGAATTGACAGACATACTTACGGTCATCGAAGGAAAAAGCCCTTCCATCAAACAAACCCCCGTAGACGCTAATACCTCAACAGATCCTAGTTACAACAGTGATGATGCATACTCTCCTGAAGTAGACTCTTATTCTCCTCCTATTGATCATGCTCCTTATTCAGCTGATCTCCATCCCGTCGAACCAACCTTTTCTCCTCTACCTCCTTCAGTTGCTTCAACCCACAGTGAACAAAACCTTTCCAGTGAGAATCCATCAAACGAAAATTCAGGCcatgaacaaaaagaaccaGAAGACGGTTctcaaacttttcaaaaagaggGATCAGCTTCTTCTGAAGATTCTATAGCTGCAGGACTTTATCCCGACAATtag
- the sec26 gene encoding coatomer beta subunit: MSCWTLVQQDSFLETPSSDQLKTALESKNDYVKISAMKTILRIIINGDPLSSILMHVIRFVMPSRSKELKKLLYYYWEICPKYNNDGTMKQEMILACNSFRNDLQHPNEYIRGATLRFLCKLKEPELLEPLIPTVRQCLEHRHAYVRKNAIMSVFSIYQTSSHLIPDAASLIEDVLVVETEGTCKRNALIVLCTIDPEHAASWLTNNFDNLISLNASSLLIVIEFIRKIVIVNSPDKTKYFSLLLELLHVNSSSVVFEASTSLMNMTTNIQIIKTAASRLLDLATREADNNAKLIMLDRIADLVQHEKSGLDDIVTDVLPFLANTDFDVCEKAISILLGLVTSRNVDDILEHLQKELSKSNGESENDDARRRALTEAIHHCAIIFPQTAATAIQYLLSHISDFQSKSASSVLSFVKEVMEKFPELRSANLTKLLLSLKEFRAGKIFRGVVWIAGEYCLTEADIRTAWKSIRASIGEIPILASEEQLLNDVSDRQEQELLVDVQAAPSSSRKILADGTYATESAVTSESLNAAKLEAVRASKKPPLRTQILGGDYYLATVLASALTKLVMRYHQISDDRERLNALRAEATLIMTSIIRVGQSKFVKYTIDDDSVERILSCIKVLYSFEEFLPLQKVFLEDTKSAFSHIVVENEKRQKAEASLANERNAMQPDDTLRIRQLSRAIEEKAEASFEADVVQAASDGIVVEDLSSKLDHVVSLTGYTDPVYVEAYVKIQQFDIILDILIVNRTDSTLQNLCLELATLGELKIVERPSPLNLAPRAFNSVQATIKVSSTDSGVIFGAVSFGGKASEEDHVVNLSSISLNLMDYIKPAACPESKFRSMWTEFEWENKVDISSNENINLMEFLHKLMKKTNMNCLTPDASLRGDCGFLSANLYARSIFGEDALMSLSVEKSTDGPISGHVRIRSKTQGIALTLGSLVAA, from the coding sequence atgTCTTGTTGGACGCTTGTTCAGCAAGATTCTTTCTTAGAGACTCCCTCTAGTGATCAGTTAAAGACAGCCTTGGAGTCCAAAAATGACTACGTTAAAATCAGTGCAATGAAAACAATTCTACGAATAATCATTAATGGAGATCCTTTATCTTCTATCCTAATGCATGTTATTCGTTTTGTGATGCCTTCGAGGAGTAAAGAACTCAAAAAGCTTCTATACTATTATTGGGAAATATGTCCAAAATACAACAATGATGGTACCATGAAACAAGAAATGATCTTGGCTTGTAACTCCTTTCGCAATGACCTCCAGCATCCAAATGAGTATATTCGTGGAGCTACTTTGCGGTTTCTTTGTAAGCTTAAAGAACCGGAACTTTTGGAACCTCTTATACCTACCGTTCGTCAATGCTTGGAACATCGCCATGCCTATGTCCGTAAAAATGCAATTATGAGTGTGTTTAGTATCTACCAGACCTCGTCTCACTTAATTCCTGACGCTGCATCTCTAATTGAAGATGTACTGGTAGTTGAAACCGAAGGAACCTGCAAGCGCAACGCTTTGATTGTTTTGTGTACCATTGATCCTGAGCATGCTGCAAGCTGGTTAACGAATAATTTTGATAATCTTATTTCCCTCAACGCCTCTTCTCTCTTAATTGTTATTGAGTTTATTCGAAAGATCGTCATTGTCAACTCACCCGACAAAACTAAATATTTCTCACTTCTATTAGAGCTCTTGCACGTAAATTCCAGCAGCGTCGTTTTTGAAGCTTCTACTTCTTTAATGAACATGACGACAAACATTCAAATCATCAAAACTGCTGCCTCTCGACTTTTGGATCTTGCTACCCGCGAAGCCGACAACAATGCTAAACTTATTATGCTTGACAGAATCGCTGATCTCGTTCAGCATGAAAAGTCTGGACTAGATGATATCGTTACCGACGTTCTTCCATTCCTGGCTAATACTGATTTCGATGTTTGCGAGAAAGccatttccattcttctGGGTTTGGTTACCAGTAGAAATGTTGATGATATCCTCGAGCACCTTCAAAAGGAGTTGTCCAAATCCAACGGTGAATCCGAAAATGATGATGCTCGTCGCCGCGCTCTTACAGAAGCTATCCACCATTGTGCAATTATTTTCCCTCAAACAGCTGCCACTGCAATTCAATATCTTTTAAGTCACATTTCTGATTTTCAGAGTAAATCCGCTTCAAGCGTTTTGTCTTTTGTGAAAGAAGTTATGGAAAAGTTCCCCGAACTCCGTTCCGCAAACCTTACCaaacttttactttctttgaagGAGTTTCGTGCAGGAAAGATTTTCCGCGGTGTTGTTTGGATTGCTGGTGAGTATTGCCTAACTGAAGCTGATATAAGGACTGCTTGGAAGAGCATTCGAGCAAGCATTGGTGAAATTCCTATTTTAGCTTCGGAAGAGCAACTTTTAAACGATGTTTCAGACCGCCAAGAACAAGAGTTGCTTGTTGATGTTCAAGCGGCACCCTCCTCAAGTCGTAAAATCCTTGCAGATGGAACCTACGCTACTGAAAGTGCTGTAACAAGCGAGTCACTTAACGCTGCTAAACTCGAAGCCGTGAGAGCATCTAAAAAGCCTCCCTTGAGAACTCAGATTTTGGGCGGTGATTACTATCTGGCGACAGTATTAGCTTCTGCTCTTACAAAGCTTGTAATGCGCTACCACCAAATTTCTGATGATCGTGAGAGATTAAATGCTCTTCGCGCTGAAGCAACCTTAATTATGACATCCATTATCCGCGTCGGACAGTCGAAGTTTGTCAAATACACAATTGATGATGATTCTGTTGAGCGTATATTAAGTTGCATTAAGGTCCTTTATTcctttgaagaatttctACCTCTGCAAAAGGTTTTCCTTGAAGATACAAAGAGTGCATTTTCTCACATTGTTGTAGAGAATGAAAAACGCCAAAAGGCCGAAGCGTCTCTCGCCAATGAACGTAACGCTATGCAGCCTGATGATACCCTCAGGATTCGACAACTCAGCAGAGCGATTGAGGAGAAAGCCGAAGCCTCTTTTGAGGCTGATGTGGTTCAAGCAGCAAGCGACGGCATTGTTGTGGAAGATTTGTCCTCCAAGTTGGATCATGTTGTGTCCTTAACTGGATATACTGACCCGGTATACGTTGAGGCATACGTGAAGATTCAGCAATTTGATATTATTTTGGATATTCTTATAGTCAATCGTACCGACAGTACTTTGCAGAATCTTTGCTTAGAACTGGCCACCTTAGGTGAGCTAAAAATCGTCGAACGACCATCTCCGCTAAATTTGGCACCGAGAGCATTTAATTCTGTTCAGGCCACTATAAAGGTTTCCTCTACTGATTCTGGTGTAATCTTTGGtgctgtttcttttggtgGTAAAGCGTCCGAAGAAGATCATGTGGTTAATTTGAGCAGTATATCTCTGAATTTGATGGATTATATCAAGCCCGCCGCTTGTCCTGAATCCAAGTTCCGCAGCATGTGGACTGAATTTGAATGGGAGAACAAGGTTGATATCTCGTCcaatgaaaatataaactTAATGGAATTTTTGCATAAACtaatgaagaagacgaatATGAATTGCCTTACTCCTGACGCCAGCCTACGGGGAGACTGTGGTTTCTTGAGCGCCAATTTGTATGCCCGCAGTATTTTTGGCGAGGACGCACTAATGAGTTTGAGTGTTGAAAAGTCTACAGACGGACCTATATCTGGCCATGTTCGAATTCGCTCAAAGACCCAAGGAATCGCTCTAACATTAGGGTCTTTAGTTGCTGCTTAA